A genomic region of Ewingella sp. CoE-038-23 contains the following coding sequences:
- a CDS encoding valine--tRNA ligase — MDKTYNPQDIEQPLYEHWEEQGYFKPHGDTSKESFAIMIPPPNVTGSLHMGHAFQQTIMDAMIRYQRMQGKNTLWQAGTDHAGIATQMVVERKIAAEEGKTRHDYGRDAFIDKIWEWKAESGGTITRQMRRLGDSVDWERERFTMDDGLSDAVREVFVRLYKEDLIYRGKRLVNWDPKLRTAISDLEVENRESKGSMWHLRYPLADGAKTAEGNDYLVVATTRPETMLGDTGVAVNPEDPRYKDLIGKEIILPLVGRRIPIVGDEHADMEKGTGCVKITPAHDFNDYEVGKRHGLPMINILTFDGDVRQTAEVFDTNGEESDACSNEIPEAFRGLERFAARKAVVAAFDEAGLLEEIKPHDLTVPYGDRGGVVIEPMLTDQWYVRTAPLAKVAVEAVEQGEIQFVPKQYENMYFSWMRDIQDWCISRQLWWGHRIPAWYDAEGNVYVGRDEAEVRSENNLGADVVLTQDEDVLDTWFSSGLWTFSTLGWPNQTADLKAFHPSSVVVSGFDIIFFWIARMIMMTMHFVKDENGKPQVPFHTVYMTGLIRDDEGQKMSKSKGNVIDPLDMIDGISLEDLLEKRTGNMMQPQLAEKIRKRTEKQFPNGIEPHGTDALRFTLAALASTGRDINWDMKRLEGYRNFCNKLWNASRFVLMNTEDQDCGLNGGELELSLADRWILAEYNRTVKAYRDAMDGYRFDLAASILYEFTWNQFCDWYLELTKPVMNGGSEAQLRGTRHTLVEVLEGLLRLAHPIIPFITETIWQRVKTLKGITAETIMLQPFPEYDAAKADESALADLEWIKQAIIAIRNVRAEMNLSPGKPLELLLRGASADAQRRVEQNLNFISSLARLESITVLPAGDKGPVSMTKLVDGAELLIPMAGLIDKAAELARLDKEMAKIDGEIASIEGKLSNEGFVARAPEAVVAKERERLVACGEAKVKLAEQKATIAAL; from the coding sequence ATGGATAAGACATATAACCCGCAAGATATCGAGCAACCGCTTTACGAGCACTGGGAAGAACAGGGCTATTTCAAGCCGCATGGCGACACCAGTAAAGAAAGCTTTGCCATCATGATCCCGCCGCCGAACGTCACCGGTAGCTTGCACATGGGTCACGCTTTCCAGCAAACCATCATGGACGCCATGATCCGCTATCAGCGTATGCAGGGTAAAAACACGCTGTGGCAGGCGGGTACTGACCATGCGGGTATCGCAACGCAGATGGTGGTTGAACGCAAAATTGCTGCCGAAGAAGGTAAAACGCGCCACGACTACGGTCGCGATGCTTTCATCGACAAAATCTGGGAGTGGAAAGCCGAATCCGGTGGCACCATTACTCGCCAGATGCGCCGTCTGGGCGACTCCGTGGACTGGGAGCGCGAGCGCTTCACCATGGATGATGGCCTGTCTGACGCCGTGCGCGAAGTCTTTGTGCGCCTGTATAAAGAGGACCTGATTTACCGCGGCAAACGTCTGGTGAACTGGGACCCGAAACTGCGTACCGCCATCTCTGATCTGGAAGTTGAAAACCGCGAATCCAAAGGTTCCATGTGGCACCTGCGTTATCCGCTGGCTGACGGCGCGAAAACGGCCGAAGGTAACGACTATCTGGTGGTGGCGACGACGCGTCCTGAAACCATGCTGGGTGATACCGGCGTGGCCGTTAATCCAGAAGATCCGCGCTACAAAGATTTGATTGGCAAAGAGATTATTCTGCCGCTGGTTGGCCGTCGTATTCCTATCGTGGGTGATGAACACGCCGATATGGAAAAAGGCACCGGCTGCGTGAAAATCACGCCAGCCCACGACTTTAACGACTACGAAGTGGGTAAACGTCACGGCTTGCCGATGATCAACATCCTGACCTTCGATGGCGATGTTCGCCAGACAGCCGAAGTTTTCGACACTAACGGTGAAGAGAGCGACGCGTGCAGCAATGAAATCCCAGAAGCCTTCCGCGGCCTAGAGCGTTTTGCCGCGCGTAAAGCCGTGGTTGCTGCTTTCGACGAAGCTGGCCTGCTGGAAGAGATCAAACCTCACGACCTGACCGTGCCTTATGGCGATCGCGGTGGCGTGGTTATCGAGCCAATGCTGACCGACCAATGGTATGTGCGCACTGCGCCGCTGGCGAAAGTGGCGGTAGAAGCCGTTGAGCAGGGTGAGATCCAGTTCGTACCTAAGCAGTACGAAAACATGTATTTCAGCTGGATGCGTGACATTCAGGACTGGTGTATTTCCCGCCAGCTGTGGTGGGGCCACCGTATCCCTGCGTGGTACGACGCGGAAGGCAACGTTTACGTTGGCCGCGACGAAGCTGAAGTGCGCAGCGAAAACAATCTGGGCGCAGACGTCGTGCTGACCCAAGACGAAGATGTGCTCGACACTTGGTTCTCTTCTGGCCTGTGGACCTTCTCCACGCTGGGCTGGCCGAACCAAACTGCCGATCTGAAAGCTTTCCACCCGTCGAGCGTCGTGGTCAGCGGCTTCGACATCATCTTCTTCTGGATCGCGCGCATGATCATGATGACCATGCACTTCGTGAAAGATGAAAACGGCAAGCCGCAGGTTCCATTCCACACGGTCTACATGACCGGGCTTATCCGCGACGACGAAGGGCAGAAGATGTCTAAGTCGAAAGGTAACGTAATCGATCCATTAGATATGATTGACGGCATTTCGCTGGAAGACCTGCTGGAAAAACGTACCGGTAACATGATGCAGCCACAGCTGGCGGAGAAAATCCGTAAGCGCACCGAGAAGCAGTTCCCGAACGGCATCGAGCCGCACGGTACTGATGCCCTGCGCTTCACACTGGCCGCGCTGGCTTCAACCGGCCGTGATATCAACTGGGACATGAAGCGTCTCGAGGGTTATCGCAACTTCTGTAATAAGCTGTGGAACGCTAGCCGCTTCGTGCTGATGAACACAGAAGATCAAGATTGCGGCCTGAACGGCGGCGAGCTTGAGCTGTCTCTGGCTGATCGTTGGATCCTGGCTGAATACAACCGCACGGTGAAAGCTTACCGTGACGCAATGGACGGCTACCGCTTCGACTTAGCGGCCAGCATTCTGTATGAATTCACCTGGAACCAGTTCTGCGACTGGTATCTGGAACTCACCAAGCCGGTAATGAATGGCGGCAGCGAAGCACAGCTGCGCGGCACCCGTCATACGCTGGTAGAAGTGCTGGAAGGCCTGCTGCGCCTGGCGCATCCGATCATTCCATTCATTACAGAAACCATCTGGCAGCGCGTTAAAACCCTGAAAGGCATCACAGCTGAAACTATCATGCTGCAACCTTTCCCAGAGTATGACGCGGCTAAGGCAGACGAAAGCGCGCTGGCCGACCTTGAGTGGATCAAGCAGGCTATCATCGCTATCCGTAACGTTCGCGCTGAAATGAACCTCTCTCCGGGCAAACCTCTGGAGCTGCTGCTGCGTGGAGCAAGTGCAGATGCACAGCGTCGCGTTGAGCAGAACCTGAACTTCATCTCCTCGCTGGCACGTCTTGAGTCCATCACCGTGCTGCCTGCGGGCGATAAAGGCCCGGTTTCTATGACCAAGCTGGTGGACGGCGCTGAGTTGCTGATCCCAATGGCCGGTCTTATCGACAAAGCCGCTGAGCTGGCGCGTTTGGATAAAGAGATGGCGAAGATTGACGGCGAAATCGCGTCAATCGAAGGCAAGCTCTCCAACGAAGGCTTCGTGGCTCGTGCTCCAGAAGCGGTTGTTGCTAAAGAGCGTGAACGTCTGGTTGCCTGTGGCGAAGCCAAAGTTAAGCTGGCTGAGCAGAAAGCGACTATCGCCGCGCTGTAA